The Tripterygium wilfordii isolate XIE 37 chromosome 17, ASM1340144v1, whole genome shotgun sequence genome has a window encoding:
- the LOC119982928 gene encoding uncharacterized protein LOC119982928 — MSDFELNFKEIEKVHPAAAKDLTLVHPKYWSKAYFSPWCQCDSCDNNLCEAFNGTIVEARSKSIISMLEDIRRAMMRRIRDKKLGVNSWKQEYGPLIHRRLIKNVTDSHLWVCEWNGGGSYEVKNGRSQFVVKLRDGTCTCGAWQISGIPCPHAIRAAHANGEKPEDYLALWYRKETYLRAYQVPIEPIRGENMWPRSEQDHLLPPKMRKMPGRPKKKRRKEQHETVNKTKLTREGRIMTCKVCKGKGHNARNKACPGRITSSSQVSGLTSTNEPRMRRQTSQASQTNEPRMTRQTSAAMASMQGGSNEPMQGQPSRTRYVSPFHKECRPKTKPKKRTLLTGLGLYINPDTGRSILNPGTSMSRVIDRGSESMKNKKNGVDRGSFGVHPCF, encoded by the exons ATGTCtgattttgagcttaactttaAGGAGATTGAGAAGGTGCATCCAGCTGCTGCAAAGGATTTGACGCTTGTGCATCCTAAGTATTGGAGTAAGGCATACTTCAGTCCATGGTGTCAATGTGATTCATGTGACAACAATCTCTGTGAGGCATTCAATGGCACTATTGTGGAAGCTAGGAGCAAAAGTATAATTTCAATGCTTGAGGATATTAGAAGGGCAATGATGAGGAGAATTAGGGACAAGAAGTTGGGAGTAAATTCATGGAAGCAAGAATATGGACCACTTATTCATAGAAGGTTGATAAAAAATGTAACAGATAGCCATTTGTGGGTGTGTGAATGGAATGGAGGAGGAAGTTATGAAGTGAAAAATGGGAGAAGTCAATTTGTGGTGAAATTGAGGGATGGAACCTGCACATGTGGGGCATGGCAGATTTCTGGAATTCCATGTCCCCATGCAATTCGTGCTGCACATGCCAATGGTGAAAAACCTGAGGATTATCTTGCACTTTGGTATAGGAAGGAGACATACTTGAGAGCATATCAGGTACCAATTGAACCAATTAGAGGGGAGAACATGTGGCCGAGGAGTGAGCAGGACCATTTACTGCCTCCTAAGATGAGGAAGATGCCAGGGAGAccgaagaaaaagaggagaaaggAACAACATGAGACTGTCAACAAAACCAAATTGACACGAGAAGGGAGGATTATGACTTGCAAAGTGTGTAAGGGCAAGGGGCATAATGCTAGGAATAAGGCATGTCCTGGTAGGATAACTTCCAGTAGCCAAGTTAGTGGTTTAACTTCAACAAATGAACCAAGGATGAGAAGGCAAACAAgtcaagcatcccaaacaaatgAACCAAGGATGACAAGGCAAACAAGTGCAGCCATGGCCTCAATGCAGGGAGGATCTAATGAACCAATGCAGGGACAACCTAGCAGGACTAGGTATGTCAGTCCTTTTCACAAGGAATGCAGGCCAAAAACCAAGCCAAAAAAGAGGACATTATTGACTGGCCTGGGTCTCTACATTAATCCTGATACAGGTCGTTCAATCCTAAAC CCTGGGACTTCTATGTCAAGGGTAATTGACCGTGGAAGTGAGAGtatgaagaacaagaagaatggAGTTGATAGAGGGTCATTTGGTGTTCATCCCTGTTTTTGA
- the LOC119982686 gene encoding uncharacterized protein LOC119982686 gives MLYAILTVFSRVIGGIGSPFLGGRDLMRKTKAGLCLLLGSASRKREETFERKECRRSSIWVLSQLGLISDTIVDEMSPTKVRAVRRKKIQEEYSSSSSDSEVVPEDNSSEDDEEVIVAREKVRNYKRGWKDVSLLQESDKEGEDDDEQVHEEHDDEQNDEGLGYEEYDEEPGESEKGVDSDYLDSSDPGSYRDSTDEDPEVRDDAIRKRSRFPSYKKVKGIPKFELGMLFTSNNEFKDVVSNYAIMTRTDIRFSKNEPSRCRAKCKGATDCPWLIFASYSRQVDSFQVKTYVSEHTCQPKRGLKWLTTKYMVKRFYGFIAAHPDIKIRYLKPFMEQALELDVSLGQCKRVRKTVLADLTGSCVKEYAQLRNYAEELMLSNPGSTVSLLTDRQDENGPVPFKAFYCCFKACKEGFMKGCRPILGIDGCFLKGLVKGELLTAIGRDGNNQMFPLAWAVVLVENTETWTWFLNLLKHDLGTAEGELWTLISDRQKGLVAAVADTWPKAYHS, from the exons ATGTTGTATGCTATTTTGACTGTGTTCAGCCGTGTCATTGGCGGGATTGGCTCTCCTTTTCTTGGTGGAAGAGATCTGATGAGGAAAACAAAGGCTGgcctttgtcttcttcttggTTCTGCGtcaagaaagagaga AGAGACATTTGAGAGGAAGGAGTGCCGTCGATCATCGATTTGGGTTCTGTCACAACTGGGTTTGATTTCAGATACAATCGTCGACGAAATGTCTCCAACGAAGGTCAGAGCTGTTCGGCGAAAGAAAATACAAGAGGAG TACTCTTCTAGTAGCTCAGACAGTGAAGTTGTTCCTGAAGATAACTCCTCAGAGGACGATGAGGAGGTGATTGTTGCGAGGGAGAAGGTTAGAAACTACAAAAGGGGATGGAAGGATGTATCTCTACTGCAGGAGAGtgacaaagaaggtgaagatgatgatgagcaGGTTCATGAGGAGCATGATGATGAGCAGAATGATGAGGGTTTAGGTTATGAGGAGTATGATGAGGAGCCTGGGGAGAGCGAGAAAGGTGTTGATAGTGATTATTTAGACTCTTCTGATCCAGGAAGTTACAGGGATAGTACAGATGAGGATCCAGAGGTGCGGGATGATGCAATTAGAAAGAGAAGCAGATTTCCATcatacaaaaaggtgaaaggtaTTCCGAAATTTGAGCTTGGCATGTTGTTCACTAGTAATAATGAGTTTAAGGATGTTGTTAGCAATTATGCTATAATGACTAGGACTGACATTCGATTCAGTAAAAATGAACCTAGTAGATGTAGAGCCAAATGTAAGGGAGCTACTGATTGTCCATGGTTGATATTTGCATCATATAGTAGACAAGTGGATAGTTTTCAGGTAAAGACCTATGTCAGTGAACATACATGTCAACCAAAAAGGGGTTTAAAGTGGTTAACTACAAAGTACATGGTGAAGAGGTTCTATGGTTTTATTGCTGCCCACCCAGACATAAAAATTAGATATCTAAAACCCTTTATGGAACAAGCTTTGGAATTAGATGTGAGCTTAGGCCAATGTAAAAGGGTGAGAAAGACTGTATTAGCTGATTTAACTGGTAGTTGTGTAAAGGAATATGCACAATTAAGGAATTATGCTGAGGAGTTGATGTTGTCTAACCCTGGAAGTACTGTCTCATTGCTTACTGATAGGCAAGATGAGAATGGACCTGTTCCATTCAAAGCATTCTATTGTTGTTTTAAGGCATGTAAGGAGGGATTTATGAAGGGTTGCAGACCAATATTAGGAATTGATGGATGTTTTTTAAAGGGATTAGTTAAAGGGGAATTATTGACAGCAATAGGCCGTGATGGGAATAATCAAATGTTTCCATTAGCTTGGGCTGTGGTACTGGTTGAGAACACTGAAACATGGACTTGGTTTCTGAATTTGTTAAAGCACGATTTAGGTACTGCTGAAGGTGAACTTTGGACTCTGATAAGTGATAGGCAAAAG GGCTTGGTTGCTGCTGTAGCTGATACATGGCCAAAAGCTTATCACAG CTAG
- the LOC119982066 gene encoding uncharacterized protein LOC119982066: MRCKKHPTDLSSTVGVCASCLRERLFELMAAQAQAQQHLQAQLTQEAQPRPRASAAESHRKSDTEPPPLLFPRSVSPYVARRKSDDTTTNNWDNHFDLRFYSTPQVGTIYNTVNGITTSTTKSRSLIKLGGFSRLSRLFRPRSDKFDPDPNRNSDSRDSCEASSSSPSWFANIFRAGRKKKSRFAVEDSSVTVCRRPRRRADRGMSPVGGLETDCDDSDRCPSGSGDSEESSQVRRTPVGGPLAARRGKPGQGRNMSTGLAFCLSPLVRASPSRQWNQKGGLPPDLGYSSDFRVPVNPHIAYCANRSRKLADFGRVNHNR, encoded by the coding sequence ATGAGGTGTAAGAAGCACCCAACGGACCTGAGTAGCACCGTGGGCGTCTGCGCCTCGTGTCTCCGCGAGCGGCTCTTCGAGCTCATGGCCGCACAAGCCCAAGCCCAGCAGCACCTGCAAGCCCAATTGACGCAAGAGGCCCAACCACGGCCACGCGCCTCCGCGGCAGAATCGCACAGGAAGTCCGACACCGAACCCCCGCCTCTGCTATTCCCTCGCTCCGTCTCTCCTTACGTCGCTCGACGGAAATCTGACGACACCACCACTAACAATTGGGATAATCACTTCGATCTCCGATTCTACAGTACTCCTCAGGTGGGGACCATCTACAACACCGTCAATGGAATCACCACTTCGACCACGAAGTCCAGATCTTTAATCAAGCTCGGGGGATTCTCTCGTCTCTCTAGACTATTTAGGCCCAGATCCGATAAGTTCGATCCGGATCCAAATAGAAACTCGGATTCCAGAGATTCATGCGAAGCTTCGTCATCTTCACCGTCCTGGTTCGCGAATATATTCAGAGCTGGACGGAAGAAGAAATCGAGGTTCGCAGTGGAGGATTCTTCCGTTACCGTATGCCGCAGACCTCGGAGGAGGGCGGATCGGGGAATGTCGCCCGTAGGAGGATTAGAAACCGATTGTGACGATTCCGATCGTTGTCCTTCAGGTAGTGGAGACTCTGAAGAGTCGTCTCAAGTACGAAGAACGCCGGTGGGAGGGCCACTGGCGGCACGGCGAGGGAAGCCAGGGCAAGGCCGCAACATGTCGACAGGGTTGGCATTTTGCTTGAGTCCGCTCGTGAGGGCGAGCCCGAGCAGGCAATGGAACCAGAAGGGAGGTTTGCCGCCGGATTTAGGATATTCCAGCGACTTTCGTGTTCCGGTAAATCCACATATTGCGTATTGCGCGAACCGGTCCAGGAAATTGGCGGATTTCGGGAGAGTCAATCACAACCGTTAA